One region of Gossypium raimondii isolate GPD5lz chromosome 6, ASM2569854v1, whole genome shotgun sequence genomic DNA includes:
- the LOC105771779 gene encoding uncharacterized protein LOC105771779 — protein MSFTPPPPLVFAGENYHIWVVKMKTYLQAHDLWNVVENDTKPAPLRANPTIAQIRQHSEECAKKHKAMSFIQNGVSDLKEEFLGSDKTRQQQLINLKRDFENLKMREFETIKQYSDRIMTIVNNIRLFGNDFSEGKIVEKVITTLSEKFEAKISLLEDLRDLSTILLPELINVLYALEQIMANRLQEHPE, from the exons ATGAGTTttacaccaccaccaccacttgTCTTTGCTGGTGAGAACTACCACATTTGGGTAGTGAAGATGAAGACTTACTTGCAAGCACATGACTTGTGGAATGTAGTTGAGAATGACACAAAACCAGCTCCATTGAGGGCCAATCCCACTATTGCACAAATCAGACAACATAGTGAAGAGTGTGCTAAGAAGCACAAAGCAATGTCATTCATACAAAATGGAGTGTCTGAT CTGAAGGAAGAGTTTCTAGGGTCAGACAAAACCAGGCAGCAGCAGTTGATCAACCTCAAGAGAGACTTTGAGAACTTGAAGATGAGAGAGTTTGAAACTATTAAACAGTACTCTGATAGAATAATGACCATAGTCAACAACATCAGGCTCTTTGGAAATGATTTCAGTGAGGGCAAAATTGTTGAAAAGGTCATTACAACCCTTTCtgaaaaatttgaagcaaaaatCTCCTTATTAGAAGACTTGAGAGACTTATCAACCATTTTATTGCCTGAGTTGATAAATGTTCTATATGCACTAGAGCAAATAATGGCCAATAGGCTACAGGAGCATCCTGAATGA